The genomic DNA CGGTGCTTTGGTCCTTTACCCGCGATCGTGGTGATCACGTTCTTCTTCAGATCGATCTTGCGAATCGTTTGGTTTTCGGTGTCGACCACGACGACGTTCCCATCGGGATCGACAGCGACGCCCTTGGGCCCGTTGAAGGTCGCTTTTAACGGATCGCCGCCATCGCCGCTGAAGCCCGATTTTCCGGTCCCCGCGACGTGCGAGAGCTTTTGCGTCGGCAGGTCCAACCGCCACACGCTGTGCCCTTCACGCAGCGCGATCCACAACGTATCGCCGTCGATAAACAGAGCTCGCGGCCCAACCATCGAACTGTTTGCGTCCGCCTTGCCCGCCTTGGGCAACTGCTTTTTTCCGTTTCCGATAAACGTGTCGACGGTGCCCGATTGCAGATCGATACGGCGAATCCGGTGGTTGCCGATATCGGCCACGTACAAGCCGCCACGGTGGTCCAGTGCGATGCTGTGCGGACGCGAGAACATCGCCTCGGTCGCCGGGCCGCCATCGCCTGAAAAACCTTGCTTCCCCGTTCCCGCGATCGTTTCGATCTTGCCCGTCTTGGCGTCGACGCGTCGGATCACGTGATTCATCATTTCGACGAAAAACATGTTGCCGTCGCGGTCGAAGCGAACTTCATACGGTTCGTTTAAGTTGGCGTCGGTCGCCAGTCCACCATCGCCGTTGTAGCCTTTGTCGCCGGTCCCGGCGACGGTGGTCAGTTGTCCCGTTTTGCGATCCAGTCGCAGTACGCGGTGGTTGCGAACCTCGGTGATGTAGAGTGCATCGTCGGGGCCAATTTCGACGCCGAAGGGATCGCCGACGTTGACCTGCGTGGCGACGCCAGAGTTTCCGTTGTTCGAAGGATCACCGGTTCCTGCGACGGTTTGAATGTCGCCACCGCGAGCGGTTGCGGAAGTCAAACAAACGGCGATTGCCAAACACGTGCACCAACGGAATCGATTCATGGAGAGACCTTCTGCAAATTCAAGGGTTCGTGGTTTTGGGAGTCGGCCGTCCCCATTGGGGGCACGGCGGCGTATCGCCTATCGTCGTCGCATCGCGCGGGCAAGTCCACGGTCGGTATCGCGTTTTTTCAAAGTCTCGCGTTTGTCGTGCAGCTTCTTGCCGCGGACCAGACCGATCACGCATTTGGCGATCCCGCGTTCGTTGAAATAGACGCGCAGCGGGACGATCGTGACGCCCCGTTCCTTCGCCTTGCCGCTCACTTTGTCCAATTCGCGGCTGTGAACCAGCAGCTTTCGCGGCCGCCGCGGGTCGTGGTTCCACAAGCCGGCGTTGGAGTAGTGCCCGATGTCGGCCCCTATCAACCAGAGTTCGCCTCCTTGGATCCGGCCATACGCTTCGTCG from Rosistilla carotiformis includes the following:
- a CDS encoding NHL domain-containing protein, whose translation is MNRFRWCTCLAIAVCLTSATARGGDIQTVAGTGDPSNNGNSGVATQVNVGDPFGVEIGPDDALYITEVRNHRVLRLDRKTGQLTTVAGTGDKGYNGDGGLATDANLNEPYEVRFDRDGNMFFVEMMNHVIRRVDAKTGKIETIAGTGKQGFSGDGGPATEAMFSRPHSIALDHRGGLYVADIGNHRIRRIDLQSGTVDTFIGNGKKQLPKAGKADANSSMVGPRALFIDGDTLWIALREGHSVWRLDLPTQKLSHVAGTGKSGFSGDGGDPLKATFNGPKGVAVDPDGNVVVVDTENQTIRKIDLKKNVITTIAGKGPKHRGGAGDGAAATEAQLDRPHGICVDAAGVVYIGDTINHRVRAFKE
- the smpB gene encoding SsrA-binding protein SmpB, with protein sequence MAKKKQQKSKAKSGKKPPPPKNVAENRKAKHQYEIFETLECGMVLVGSEVKSMRDGKLSLDEAYGRIQGGELWLIGADIGHYSNAGLWNHDPRRPRKLLVHSRELDKVSGKAKERGVTIVPLRVYFNERGIAKCVIGLVRGKKLHDKRETLKKRDTDRGLARAMRRR